Genomic window (Nitrospirales bacterium LBB_01):
GCCGCCCGCTGGGGACCACAATTGTAGGCGGACTAATTCTAAGCCAGATGCTAACTCTTTATACAACTCCGGTAATTTACCTATACCTTGACAGATTGAGGCTTTGGGTACAAAGGTTCAGGAAAGGGATTTAAGTAAGGGAAAGGGCTTTGCCCTCTCCCTTAGACCTTCTCCCACAAGTCCCCTAAAGGGGATTCCCCTCTCTGATTAATTCCCTTGACCTCAGGTTTGTTAGCAACGATTTGGTGGTGTAGTATTGTGTTTTGTTGGTGTGTTTGATGTAGAAGATTTTTTAATTGGCGAAACGCCAATTAAAAAGTTTCAATTGCGAGTTTCACCCGCAAAAACAGATGAGCTGATGAAAAGATTTATAAAATAACTCCATTTTGAAATTTGTTGTATAATAGAGCATGAAGAGGAAGTCACTATACAACACAAACCCTTACTTGAAAGATACTGACAAGTGTTGGGAATATTTTGTTACGTCGGTAAATTCCTCATGTGCCATTGAGGGTATATCCGTGACAGAAGAGGAATCATGGGCTATAGTCAATTCAATCAAAAAGCGGCAAGAGAAACCAAGTAAGTGCATAACTAAGTCTTTTTCATCGTCTGATTGATAACATCAACAAATATCTCAGTCATTGGTGCATAATTTTTACTCATCCCTGCGTGTATAGCCTTGATATAATTTCCCCACTTTTTGCTCTCCAATTGTACGTAGTTTAAAGGCGGCAGGTCAGCTTGCATAGCCATTAAATCTGCCAGAAGCCGTGCTACTCTTCCGTTGCCCTCCCTGAAAGGATGAATAAGCAACAGTTCTACGTGCACTGTTGCGATAGCGCGTGCTATTTCTTCAATGGTTGCAAATATACAAGGTGTATTAATTGCAAGTTGTCCTTTTTCAAAATCACCAATCAACCTGGGTATATGTGCAGATGTAGAAAACTGAAAGTCTCCCTTGCTCAAATTAACCTGTCTGTACTTACCCGCCCATTCATATATATTGCCAAGCCATAATTTGTGAATCCTGCAAATATCCTTACCAGTTGTGTCGTATTTGGGGGAGAGGGTCATTTATACAAGTCTCCATGGTCTTTGCAATGCTCTTTTATTGTCCCATATAATCCGATAAAAAACGGTTAACGCCTTCTATCATTCCCTTCACATCTTCAACTGTAAACTCCTCAAACCGTCCATGAGCCGCATGATTTCGTATATCAGCGTATTCTCTTAGTTGTTTTGCTTTGAGTTCGTTATACAATTCTGCTTTTTTAAGGTCAGTAATAAGAGGATCTAATGTCTTAAAGTCCCCATTACTCTTGAAAACAGAAATTGATGGATAATTCTTTATACATATTTCTCTAAGTGCCTTTTCAAGCACAGCGCCAGCTAAAACAGCAGCAGGGACATGGTTATATT
Coding sequences:
- a CDS encoding cell filamentation protein Fic, with translation MTLSPKYDTTGKDICRIHKLWLGNIYEWAGKYRQVNLSKGDFQFSTSAHIPRLIGDFEKGQLAINTPCIFATIEEIARAIATVHVELLLIHPFREGNGRVARLLADLMAMQADLPPLNYVQLESKKWGNYIKAIHAGMSKNYAPMTEIFVDVINQTMKKT